One window of the bacterium genome contains the following:
- the ribD gene encoding bifunctional diaminohydroxyphosphoribosylaminopyrimidine deaminase/5-amino-6-(5-phosphoribosylamino)uracil reductase RibD, producing MDDIFLKRAFLLAKRGLGKTSPNPMVGCVIVKKGRIIGEGYHKKAGFPHAEIIALKKAGKNAREATLYVNLEPCSHYGRTPPCTDAIIKAGIKRVVASTLDPNPIVKGKEILEKGGIKVDIGLLKDEGEHLNEVYFKYIKTGMPFVMLKVGMSLDGKITIEHQGTRAPEHQNRWITSEASRRMVHRLRSYVDGIMVGKGTIIKDNPYLTTRLVKGKSPMRIIVTTDGKIPAEANVFGKKEELIIASTKQPPSEIAKKAEVLIVKEENGLVSLPDLLLKLGKMGITSILLEGGQRLVTSFLNRCLIDKAIFFISLKLIGDSGLSLLGNISPLKLKNIKTKRISDDIMLEGYL from the coding sequence ATGGATGACATCTTTTTAAAGAGGGCTTTTTTGCTTGCCAAGAGGGGATTGGGAAAAACAAGCCCAAATCCTATGGTAGGATGTGTCATTGTAAAGAAAGGAAGGATAATAGGTGAGGGCTATCATAAAAAGGCAGGCTTTCCGCATGCAGAGATTATCGCATTAAAAAAGGCAGGGAAAAATGCAAGAGAAGCAACATTGTATGTTAACCTTGAGCCCTGCTCACACTATGGAAGGACACCACCCTGCACAGATGCAATAATTAAGGCAGGAATAAAAAGGGTTGTTGCATCAACCCTTGATCCAAACCCAATTGTAAAGGGAAAGGAAATATTGGAAAAAGGGGGAATAAAGGTTGATATTGGGCTATTAAAGGATGAGGGAGAGCATCTTAATGAGGTCTATTTTAAGTATATAAAAACAGGGATGCCATTTGTTATGCTTAAAGTAGGAATGAGCCTGGATGGGAAAATTACAATAGAGCACCAGGGCACCAGGGCACCAGAGCACCAGAATAGGTGGATAACAAGTGAGGCGTCAAGGAGGATGGTTCATCGATTAAGGTCTTATGTGGATGGGATTATGGTGGGAAAGGGAACAATTATTAAGGATAACCCCTATCTTACCACAAGGCTTGTCAAAGGAAAATCGCCGATGAGAATAATTGTCACAACAGATGGAAAGATTCCAGCAGAGGCAAATGTATTTGGGAAAAAGGAAGAGCTAATCATTGCAAGCACAAAGCAACCTCCTTCTGAGATTGCAAAAAAGGCAGAGGTGCTCATTGTAAAAGAGGAAAATGGCTTGGTTTCTCTTCCTGACCTTCTTTTAAAGCTTGGCAAAATGGGCATTACCTCCATCCTTCTTGAGGGAGGACAAAGGCTAGTAACATCATTTTTGAATAGATGCCTTATAGATAAGGCAATATTCTTTATCTCTTTGAAGCTCATTGGCGATTCTGGTCTTTCCCTTTTGGGAAATATTTCTCCTCTTAAGCTTAAAAACATAAAGACAAAGCGGATTTCAGATGATATTATGTTAGAGGGATATTTGTGA
- the gatA gene encoding Asp-tRNA(Asn)/Glu-tRNA(Gln) amidotransferase subunit GatA, translating into MEIYNLTSYEIHRLFKKKEIKAIDVVLSCIKRIEEEEPKINAFITRTFEKAIEKAKAIDEKIAKNEPISPLSGIPISIKDNICTKGLQTTCASHILQGFIPPYDATVITRLKDAGAIIIGKTNMDEFAFGSSCEHSCFGPTRNPHNLDYVPGGSSGGSAASVASCEAILSLGSDTGGSIRQPASFCGVVGLKPTYGLVSRYGLIAFASSLDQIGPLTKDVRDCAILLNTISGFDENDETSIKQPKIDYTSFLEKDISGMKIGIPKEYLEGVNCEVKEATMNACKKLSSLNVEIVEVSLPHSQYAIPVYYIIACSEASSNLARFDGVQYGLREEDKSLFGMYRKTRSKGFGDEAKRRIILGTYALSSGYYDAYYLKAQKVRSLIKRDFDRAFSKVSLLITPTSPTPPFKIGEKTEDPLSMYLSDILTVSSNLTGYPSISIPYGKTKDNLPIGLQIIGSYLCEGKILSLAQRIEKLDT; encoded by the coding sequence ATGGAAATCTATAATCTTACATCTTATGAGATTCATCGCTTGTTTAAGAAAAAAGAAATAAAGGCAATTGATGTTGTTTTGTCTTGCATTAAAAGAATAGAGGAAGAAGAGCCAAAGATAAATGCATTTATTACAAGGACATTTGAGAAAGCAATTGAAAAAGCCAAAGCAATTGATGAGAAAATTGCAAAGAATGAGCCAATTTCTCCCCTTTCTGGAATTCCCATATCCATAAAAGACAATATTTGCACAAAAGGTTTACAAACGACCTGTGCCTCTCATATCCTTCAAGGGTTTATCCCCCCTTATGATGCAACGGTAATTACAAGGCTAAAAGATGCTGGAGCTATAATTATTGGAAAGACAAATATGGATGAATTTGCCTTTGGTTCATCTTGCGAGCATTCTTGCTTTGGTCCTACCAGAAATCCACATAACCTTGACTATGTCCCTGGTGGCTCATCGGGTGGCTCTGCCGCATCTGTGGCAAGCTGTGAAGCTATTCTTTCATTAGGCTCGGATACCGGTGGCTCAATAAGGCAACCAGCCTCATTCTGCGGTGTTGTAGGTTTAAAACCAACCTATGGCCTTGTCTCAAGGTATGGTCTTATTGCCTTTGCCTCAAGCCTTGACCAGATTGGTCCTTTAACAAAGGATGTAAGGGATTGTGCAATTTTATTAAATACCATTTCTGGGTTTGATGAGAATGATGAAACATCTATCAAACAGCCGAAGATTGACTATACGAGTTTCTTGGAAAAAGATATATCGGGAATGAAAATTGGCATTCCAAAAGAATACCTTGAAGGGGTTAACTGTGAGGTAAAGGAGGCGACAATGAATGCCTGCAAGAAGCTTTCCTCATTAAATGTAGAGATAGTTGAGGTATCCCTTCCTCACTCTCAATATGCTATCCCTGTTTATTATATCATTGCTTGCTCTGAGGCATCATCAAATCTAGCAAGGTTCGATGGTGTCCAATATGGCTTAAGGGAGGAAGATAAAAGCCTCTTTGGAATGTATAGAAAGACAAGGAGTAAAGGATTTGGCGATGAGGCAAAGCGGAGGATAATCCTTGGGACATATGCCCTATCATCTGGCTATTATGATGCCTATTACCTTAAGGCACAAAAGGTTAGAAGCCTTATAAAAAGGGATTTTGATCGGGCATTTTCAAAGGTTTCCCTCCTTATCACGCCGACCTCTCCTACACCTCCATTTAAGATAGGAGAAAAAACAGAAGACCCTTTATCAATGTATCTTTCAGATATACTCACGGTTTCAAGCAACCTCACAGGATACCCGTCTATTTCTATCCCTTATGGAAAAACAAAGGACAATCTACCCATTGGGCTTCAAATCATAGGTTCTTACCTTTGTGAAGGAAAGATCCTATCCCTTGCTCAAAGAATAGAGAAATTGGATACCTAA
- a CDS encoding alginate export family protein, protein MKKALLSFGAIMIIALPVLAKMPKVDVKGEIRVRGEEINNATDFKNTDAAGNNDDKDSHVKHRVRVWLESELSDGVGAHICLEKPDKGSEWARWGFNTVEGVQWDTNLRHAYLTIDDVAALVDLSLGRQGIGELNRELVLWYDAIDAKKASAKLGNLSLSAICAKAREDGANDDTDTDIQGLNGSIPLDLLGGIDLAGYGYRKTIHDPVKDKTDKNNVIGGKVSGSLDIASTLNYSAEYAKQVGGTPTDRDAHAYRVCLGYTTEVEGLGRLSLEGSYLKMSGTEGATADAKSYTGIAPNLDYYAALVDDQRAVIFTPAGGVDLTTVNGRKDININAQITPEAIDNITLGISYTSFSTAEKRGGKTNLGSELDLSCSYKYSEATSITGTYARFSPGDLINGSDAATMIRGELLTKF, encoded by the coding sequence ATGAAAAAAGCCTTATTAAGTTTTGGGGCAATAATGATAATTGCCCTACCAGTTTTGGCAAAGATGCCAAAGGTTGATGTAAAGGGAGAGATCAGGGTAAGGGGAGAGGAGATAAACAATGCCACAGATTTTAAGAATACCGACGCGGCAGGGAATAATGACGACAAGGATTCCCATGTGAAGCACAGAGTAAGGGTATGGTTAGAGAGTGAGCTATCCGATGGCGTAGGTGCCCATATCTGCTTAGAGAAGCCAGATAAAGGAAGTGAGTGGGCAAGATGGGGTTTTAATACTGTTGAGGGAGTTCAGTGGGACACTAACCTTCGCCATGCCTACCTTACCATTGACGATGTGGCGGCTCTGGTTGACCTTTCCTTAGGAAGGCAGGGGATTGGAGAGCTAAACAGAGAGCTCGTCTTATGGTATGATGCCATTGATGCCAAAAAGGCTAGTGCGAAGCTGGGAAACCTATCCTTAAGCGCGATTTGTGCAAAAGCAAGAGAGGATGGTGCTAATGATGATACTGACACCGATATCCAGGGTTTAAATGGCTCAATCCCTCTTGACCTATTGGGTGGCATTGACCTTGCCGGCTATGGGTATAGAAAAACTATCCATGATCCAGTAAAAGATAAGACTGACAAGAACAATGTCATAGGTGGAAAGGTTTCTGGCTCACTTGATATTGCCTCAACCCTTAATTACTCAGCCGAGTATGCAAAGCAAGTGGGTGGAACCCCAACCGACAGGGATGCACATGCCTATCGGGTATGCCTTGGCTATACCACAGAGGTTGAAGGGCTAGGCAGGCTCTCTCTTGAGGGAAGCTACCTTAAGATGTCGGGAACCGAAGGAGCCACAGCAGATGCAAAAAGCTATACCGGAATTGCCCCTAACCTTGACTACTATGCCGCATTGGTTGACGATCAGAGAGCTGTTATATTTACTCCTGCAGGAGGTGTAGATTTAACAACAGTAAATGGAAGAAAGGACATAAACATCAATGCCCAGATAACCCCAGAGGCAATTGATAACATTACCTTGGGCATCTCCTATACCAGCTTCTCAACCGCAGAAAAGAGGGGTGGAAAAACAAACTTAGGAAGCGAGCTTGACCTTTCTTGTTCCTACAAATACTCTGAGGCAACAAGCATAACAGGAACCTATGCAAGATTTTCCCCGGGGGATCTCATCAATGGTTCCGACGCTGCAACTATGATAAGGGGTGAGCTTTTAACCAAGTTTTAA
- a CDS encoding VCBS repeat-containing protein — protein MKKFLFFLFFFNLGFCSSLVFLGKQYITKEVLDVGENASIYVIDFDHDNKKDLILGNKEGYILFYKNIGTDYNPSFENGKRITVDTGEIKLEGGYSSPIVCQWDNAKDLDLLIGDGGGNVWFAKAMNEVIEGMPPTYTVLEKLKADNKSIYLPNASPYAFDVDEDGLLDLLVGDEAGYVWFFRNIGRPDSPILSAGTKTLVGSATLDVSQNAKPVMIDWNDDGKKDLIVGDIFGNTHIFTPGTQTGTGTFIPNFIFKERAKVANKEIDVGFYGSPFICNWNNEGGYDMLVGAGDGTIYLFLNTKYQASEPPEFNTIQKIDGDPEFIDIGEYSKPQVIDWNNDGKKDLVIGDSLGKVRLFLNSGNDNNPIFTDGFFFSMTSGTQTEDLDVGYNSAPYPIDWNNDGKKDLVVGDKYGNINVFININTDDAPIFQKGTYATSYTLGYNATPCILDWDNDGKKDIIAGCQSGEIRLFLNIGSDINPVFAAPTTMQIPLDHEKDTSPAIIDFNRDYKKDIIIGTGYGEMYLFINSGSDKIPVFNTKERIKFSNGDDIKANDNSSPAISDWDNNGSSDLIVGGKDGTIFVCLSSILNLAPSVVVNTPLQTQSGNINISYTLRDDDSDTCLIDVKFSKDNTNWIDATSADGGEGKIGLSSSPIGVSHIFVWDAYADLGQGIYNIVFQITPSDGTNQGQSYKTSPFSVDNTTKTNLIPITIQGKNIDIGAYSTPCVCDWNNDYKKDLLIGDEFGYVYLFLNSGTDQNPIFTSYSRLQARESTSTQVMKDLKVEGFSLPFVCDYDNDGSKDLLVGDRFGYVYYFKNIEGILEKGVRIQGGSDLDVGNMASPIVIDYNLDGKKDLIVGDEYGYIRLYLNYGTDMNPSFATGTKLLLGTGNTEIQVSYNSTPAFIDYNNNGKADLIVGDRNGNLWLFLNYGSDQLPLYDYGRILSSPSVSGNASCFISDWDNDGKKDFVLGNRNGSVYLYLLKEETNTPPSCVLSPITTAVSTITLKYKLYDIDGDTLSIIPEYSLDGVNYSSASGGTKENLIGSSFGIDQEFIWNSNIDLPGTKTLVYFRITPKDKAAGTASSLSFLLDNLNRQPIVKSLNLSSNSGLIEVSFELEDSDYDTISLSFDYLLNGTWTKATTYGSLSFTPGIYKFYWASSLDFPETETTLTIRLTPYDSWGIGIFQTKTIKIENSRFSSKEVGTTSIGLPITFSPTTLILKSIEYPLVITVEDILIPSSIPGLSETGRRITAVRKDRPDVLIDSLSAKLTIPYNNEFSQEIEKAFVIYKGNSPLASSVDTASNTVSTEIRETGIYRIDTLFPLDSKISPYPNPCKGDLITFSGFSGKIKIFTLTGQLVRELEGAIWDTKNRDGKAVASGIYIWLAESGNNKQKGILAIIR, from the coding sequence ATGAAAAAATTTTTGTTTTTCCTTTTTTTCTTTAATCTAGGATTCTGCTCATCTTTGGTATTTCTGGGAAAGCAATATATAACCAAAGAGGTTTTGGATGTAGGTGAGAATGCCTCTATATATGTTATTGATTTTGACCACGACAACAAGAAAGATTTGATACTGGGAAATAAGGAGGGATACATTTTATTTTATAAAAATATTGGGACGGATTACAACCCATCCTTTGAAAATGGGAAAAGGATTACTGTAGATACAGGAGAAATCAAGCTGGAGGGAGGATATAGCTCACCCATTGTCTGCCAATGGGACAATGCAAAGGACTTGGATTTGCTAATTGGAGATGGAGGGGGAAATGTTTGGTTTGCAAAGGCTATGAACGAGGTAATCGAGGGAATGCCTCCCACATATACTGTCCTTGAGAAGCTAAAGGCAGATAATAAATCAATCTATCTACCAAATGCCTCTCCCTACGCCTTTGATGTAGATGAGGATGGCTTACTTGACCTTTTGGTGGGAGATGAGGCTGGCTATGTCTGGTTTTTTAGAAATATTGGAAGGCCAGATTCTCCCATCCTTTCTGCGGGAACAAAGACATTGGTAGGAAGTGCCACCCTTGATGTCTCACAGAATGCAAAGCCGGTAATGATTGATTGGAATGACGATGGAAAGAAAGACCTGATTGTTGGTGATATATTTGGAAATACCCATATCTTTACCCCAGGAACACAAACAGGGACAGGAACATTTATTCCAAACTTTATCTTTAAAGAAAGGGCAAAGGTTGCAAACAAAGAAATAGATGTTGGATTCTACGGCTCACCATTTATCTGCAATTGGAATAATGAGGGTGGATATGATATGCTTGTGGGAGCAGGCGATGGAACAATATACCTCTTTTTGAATACAAAATACCAAGCCTCTGAACCACCCGAATTCAATACAATACAAAAGATAGACGGAGACCCGGAATTTATAGATATTGGAGAATATTCAAAGCCCCAGGTTATAGACTGGAACAATGATGGAAAGAAGGATTTAGTAATCGGTGATTCCCTGGGAAAGGTGAGGCTTTTCCTCAATTCTGGAAATGACAATAATCCTATTTTTACAGATGGATTTTTCTTCTCAATGACATCGGGAACGCAAACCGAGGACCTGGATGTAGGGTATAATTCCGCACCTTATCCCATAGATTGGAATAACGATGGAAAGAAAGACCTTGTTGTCGGCGATAAATATGGGAATATAAATGTATTCATAAATATAAACACAGACGATGCCCCTATATTTCAAAAGGGAACATATGCTACATCATATACACTAGGCTATAATGCAACGCCCTGTATCCTTGATTGGGATAATGATGGGAAAAAGGACATTATCGCAGGTTGTCAATCTGGAGAGATAAGGCTATTTTTAAATATAGGCTCTGATATAAACCCTGTTTTTGCAGCTCCTACCACAATGCAGATTCCCCTTGACCACGAAAAGGATACAAGCCCAGCTATCATAGATTTCAATAGGGATTATAAGAAGGACATAATAATTGGCACAGGCTATGGGGAGATGTATCTATTTATAAACTCAGGAAGTGATAAAATTCCTGTCTTTAATACAAAGGAAAGAATAAAGTTTTCAAATGGCGATGATATAAAGGCAAATGATAATTCAAGCCCTGCAATCTCTGACTGGGATAACAATGGTTCATCTGACCTTATAGTTGGTGGAAAGGATGGAACAATATTTGTTTGCCTATCAAGCATTTTAAATCTAGCACCATCTGTTGTGGTAAATACACCCCTTCAAACACAATCTGGGAATATAAACATCTCATATACCTTAAGGGATGATGATTCTGACACTTGCTTAATTGATGTTAAATTTTCAAAGGATAATACCAATTGGATTGATGCAACATCGGCTGATGGTGGAGAGGGGAAAATAGGTCTTTCTTCTTCTCCTATTGGTGTATCCCATATCTTTGTCTGGGATGCTTATGCTGATCTAGGACAAGGAATCTATAATATTGTCTTTCAGATAACGCCAAGCGATGGAACAAATCAAGGGCAATCTTACAAAACAAGCCCATTCTCGGTTGACAATACAACAAAGACAAACCTTATTCCTATTACCATACAAGGGAAAAACATTGATATAGGAGCATATTCTACGCCCTGCGTTTGTGATTGGAACAATGATTATAAGAAAGACCTTTTAATTGGAGATGAATTTGGATATGTCTATCTATTCCTTAATTCTGGAACAGACCAAAACCCTATTTTTACCTCATATTCAAGGCTTCAAGCAAGGGAATCTACATCAACGCAAGTAATGAAAGACCTTAAGGTAGAAGGATTTTCTCTGCCTTTTGTTTGTGATTATGACAACGATGGAAGTAAAGATTTGCTTGTAGGAGATAGGTTTGGCTATGTTTATTATTTTAAAAATATTGAAGGTATTCTAGAGAAGGGTGTAAGGATACAAGGAGGAAGTGACTTAGATGTTGGAAATATGGCATCACCTATTGTGATTGATTACAACCTTGATGGAAAGAAGGATTTGATTGTGGGTGATGAATATGGCTACATTAGGCTATACCTTAATTATGGCACAGATATGAATCCATCATTTGCTACAGGGACAAAGCTTTTATTGGGAACAGGAAATACAGAGATACAAGTTTCTTATAATTCAACCCCTGCATTTATTGATTATAATAACAATGGAAAAGCAGATTTAATAGTTGGCGATAGGAACGGCAATCTATGGCTATTCTTGAATTATGGAAGCGACCAATTACCCCTATATGATTACGGAAGGATTCTTTCTTCTCCCTCTGTTTCTGGGAATGCTTCTTGTTTTATTTCTGATTGGGATAATGATGGAAAGAAGGATTTTGTTTTAGGAAACAGGAATGGCTCTGTATATTTATATCTATTGAAGGAGGAAACAAACACGCCTCCATCCTGTGTTCTATCTCCTATAACTACAGCCGTTTCCACAATTACCCTAAAATATAAGCTATATGATATAGACGGTGATACATTATCAATTATTCCAGAGTATTCACTTGATGGGGTAAATTATAGCTCTGCCTCAGGTGGAACAAAGGAAAATTTAATTGGCTCTTCTTTTGGCATTGACCAGGAATTTATATGGAATTCTAATATTGACCTTCCTGGAACAAAAACCCTGGTTTATTTTAGAATAACCCCAAAGGACAAGGCAGCTGGCACAGCTTCTTCTCTCTCCTTCTTATTGGATAATCTAAATAGGCAACCAATTGTAAAAAGCCTTAATCTTTCATCCAATTCTGGTCTTATTGAGGTCTCTTTTGAGCTTGAGGATTCCGATTATGATACAATATCCCTTTCCTTTGATTATCTCCTTAATGGAACATGGACAAAGGCAACAACCTATGGATCTTTATCCTTTACCCCTGGTATTTACAAGTTCTATTGGGCTTCAAGCCTTGATTTCCCAGAGACAGAAACAACCTTAACCATAAGGCTTACACCCTATGATTCCTGGGGCATTGGTATCTTTCAAACCAAAACCATAAAAATTGAAAATTCCAGATTTTCCTCAAAGGAGGTAGGAACAACAAGCATTGGCCTGCCCATTACATTTTCACCCACAACCCTTATTCTAAAAAGCATTGAATATCCATTGGTGATTACCGTAGAGGACATTTTAATTCCCTCATCTATTCCAGGGCTTTCTGAGACAGGAAGGAGAATAACCGCGGTGAGAAAAGATAGACCCGATGTTTTAATAGATAGCCTTTCTGCAAAACTTACCATTCCATACAATAATGAATTTTCACAGGAGATAGAAAAGGCATTTGTTATTTACAAAGGAAATTCTCCCCTTGCATCCTCTGTTGATACAGCAAGCAACACAGTCAGCACCGAAATAAGAGAAACTGGAATTTATAGGATTGATACCCTATTTCCACTTGATTCCAAAATATCTCCATATCCCAACCCCTGCAAGGGAGATTTAATTACATTTTCTGGATTTTCTGGAAAGATAAAAATATTCACCTTAACCGGCCAATTGGTTAGAGAGCTTGAGGGAGCAATATGGGACACAAAAAACAGGGATGGAAAAGCTGTAGCATCTGGCATTTATATATGGCTTGCAGAAAGCGGCAATAATAAACAAAAGGGGATTTTAGCGATTATAAGATGA